Proteins found in one Saccharopolyspora phatthalungensis genomic segment:
- a CDS encoding ABC transporter permease, translated as MTQLWQLILARLRTYYREPGSVFWTFASPVLLALVLGVAFRGVPAGGGRDEEYVHFLIPGLIGMGLMSSGLWGVGYSIADMRIRKLVKRMVATPMSRAYFLFSFVVVRVVVILPELPILLVFGALVFGAPVRGSLVLLVVVVVLGALVFAGLGLLVAARTPNLQTASGLLSAATLPMYVGSGIFFPVSRFPDALQPVVKALPLTTANDTIRAVMLDGAGLVAVSGNLLILLAWAAGSFLIAVRIFRWSG; from the coding sequence ATGACCCAACTCTGGCAACTGATCCTGGCCCGGCTGCGCACCTACTACCGCGAGCCGGGCAGCGTGTTCTGGACCTTCGCCTCTCCGGTGCTGCTCGCCCTCGTGCTCGGCGTCGCGTTCCGGGGCGTTCCCGCCGGCGGCGGTCGCGACGAGGAGTACGTGCATTTCCTCATCCCCGGTCTGATCGGCATGGGGCTGATGTCCAGCGGCTTGTGGGGTGTCGGCTACTCCATCGCGGACATGCGCATCCGCAAGCTGGTGAAGCGGATGGTCGCCACTCCGATGAGCAGGGCGTACTTCCTGTTCAGCTTCGTGGTGGTGCGGGTCGTCGTGATCCTGCCGGAGCTGCCGATCCTGCTGGTGTTCGGCGCTCTCGTGTTCGGGGCGCCCGTGCGCGGATCGCTCGTTCTCCTGGTGGTGGTCGTGGTACTGGGAGCACTTGTCTTCGCCGGGCTCGGCCTGCTCGTCGCCGCGCGAACCCCGAACCTGCAGACGGCGAGCGGCCTGCTGAGCGCCGCGACCCTGCCCATGTACGTCGGCTCCGGGATTTTCTTCCCGGTGTCGCGCTTCCCCGACGCGCTGCAACCTGTCGTCAAAGCGCTGCCGCTCACCACGGCCAATGACACGATCCGCGCCGTCATGCTCGACGGCGCGGGACTGGTCGCGGTATCCGGCAACCTGCTGATCCTGCTGGCGTGGGCGGCCGGCAGCTTCCTCATCGCGGTCCGGATCTTTCGCTGGTCCGGCTGA
- a CDS encoding B12-binding domain-containing radical SAM protein: MKVTLVFVAEAERVGFPVWTAPLTTPLLATCLLRAGHEVELLDTRLIDEGLADVLASTSGDLVAISFMSHSRDEAFHVAELCRAAERITVGGGAHPTVRPQELLDSGLFDYVVRGEGERTLIALVDELARGGRPAQQVLDGEPFDLGDYSPLTGFDAYAEVYRPPTAVSVAKAKSLTGMRPETLREYARPGEDAVDVSSLHTLSPQDFPASRDFRSIYLELGRGCPFTCLYCTIQNDWFAPKRARARPFDSVERELRYFVENYGTNYVILVDSIAPAAAEFGRFVELMKTDFPDVEFSFNATATHFTPAVAKALEGANCLVWFGFETASKTMLRVLRKPGSVRTQYRAAQLCNEHGIRFGANLLLGVPGETTEDYEATMDFLGTTRPYSPNPNVLTPLPGTDMYDRCLAQGLLRDPHNYRSWSAEEVRATGHGPLVGVDYERVLAYHSTMLALDRTGETVHVDRGCHLKPHG, encoded by the coding sequence CCTGCTGCGGGCCGGCCACGAGGTCGAGCTGCTGGATACCCGGTTGATCGATGAGGGGCTGGCCGACGTGCTGGCATCGACCAGCGGAGACCTGGTGGCGATCAGCTTCATGTCGCACTCGCGTGACGAGGCGTTCCACGTCGCCGAGCTGTGCCGGGCGGCGGAGCGGATCACGGTGGGCGGCGGGGCGCATCCCACCGTGCGACCGCAGGAACTCCTCGACAGCGGGCTTTTCGACTACGTCGTGCGCGGTGAGGGGGAGCGAACCCTGATCGCGCTCGTGGACGAACTGGCTCGCGGCGGCAGGCCGGCCCAGCAGGTTCTCGACGGCGAGCCTTTCGACCTCGGGGATTATTCGCCGCTGACCGGCTTCGACGCCTACGCGGAGGTCTACCGGCCGCCGACGGCGGTGTCGGTGGCCAAAGCCAAGAGCCTGACCGGAATGCGCCCGGAAACGCTGCGGGAATACGCCCGGCCGGGGGAGGACGCCGTCGATGTCAGCTCGCTGCACACGCTGTCCCCGCAGGACTTCCCGGCCAGCCGGGATTTTCGCTCGATCTACTTGGAGCTGGGCAGGGGCTGCCCGTTCACCTGCCTCTACTGCACCATCCAGAACGACTGGTTCGCGCCGAAGCGCGCCAGGGCGAGGCCGTTCGACTCGGTGGAGCGCGAGCTGCGGTACTTCGTCGAGAACTACGGCACGAACTATGTGATCCTCGTCGACTCGATCGCGCCCGCCGCCGCCGAATTCGGGCGGTTCGTTGAGCTGATGAAGACGGACTTCCCCGACGTGGAGTTCAGCTTCAACGCCACTGCCACGCACTTCACCCCGGCCGTGGCGAAGGCCCTCGAAGGAGCGAACTGCCTGGTGTGGTTCGGGTTCGAGACCGCGTCGAAAACAATGCTGCGGGTGCTGCGCAAGCCGGGCAGCGTGCGGACCCAGTACCGGGCGGCACAGCTGTGCAACGAGCACGGCATCCGGTTCGGCGCGAACCTCCTGCTGGGCGTCCCCGGCGAGACCACCGAAGACTACGAGGCCACGATGGATTTCCTCGGCACCACACGGCCCTACAGCCCGAACCCGAACGTCCTGACCCCGTTGCCCGGTACCGACATGTACGACCGGTGCCTGGCACAAGGGCTGCTGCGCGATCCGCACAACTACCGGTCGTGGAGCGCCGAAGAGGTGCGGGCGACGGGACACGGCCCGCTCGTCGGCGTCGACTACGAACGGGTGCTGGCCTATCACTCGACGATGCTGGCACTGGATCGCACCGGCGAGACCGTGCACGTGGACCGGGGCTGCCACCTCAAGCCGCACGGCTGA
- a CDS encoding ABC transporter ATP-binding protein, which yields MSAWALRCRKLVKRYGAVTALDGLDLDVRQGECFGLLGPNGAGKTTTMEIVAGLLDPGAGDIEVLGGNWRADKELRTRVGIALQETHLPDHLTVRELLALFRSFYRDGPTVSSLIEQLGLADKRDTLFLNLSGGQKQRVAVGCALVGDPELVLLDEPTAGLDPQARRRIWDVLGKLRTEGRTVLLSTHHIDEAERVCDRVAVVDHGRVIAVGAPGELIARLDSTSLVEFRVEGVADIAELPGVRCAERLDADRFRLAGSELHPMVEALFARASTAGFRVVDLTTRQATLEDVFVKLTGRHLRD from the coding sequence ATGTCGGCCTGGGCACTACGTTGCCGGAAACTGGTGAAGCGCTACGGGGCTGTGACCGCGTTGGACGGCCTCGACCTGGACGTGCGGCAAGGGGAGTGCTTCGGGCTTCTCGGTCCGAACGGCGCCGGCAAAACTACCACGATGGAGATCGTCGCCGGCCTGCTGGATCCCGGTGCCGGCGATATCGAGGTGCTGGGCGGCAATTGGCGCGCGGACAAGGAACTGCGAACGCGAGTTGGCATCGCGTTGCAGGAAACGCACCTGCCGGATCACCTGACGGTGCGGGAACTCCTGGCGCTGTTCCGCTCGTTCTACCGCGACGGCCCGACGGTGAGCTCGCTGATCGAGCAGTTGGGCTTGGCCGACAAGCGGGACACCTTGTTCCTGAATCTGTCCGGCGGGCAGAAACAGCGCGTCGCGGTGGGATGCGCGCTGGTGGGGGATCCGGAGCTGGTGCTGCTGGACGAGCCCACGGCGGGTCTGGACCCGCAGGCGCGGCGGCGAATCTGGGACGTGCTGGGCAAGTTGCGCACCGAGGGCCGGACGGTGCTGCTCAGCACCCACCACATCGACGAGGCGGAACGGGTGTGCGACCGCGTCGCGGTGGTCGACCACGGACGGGTGATCGCCGTCGGCGCACCCGGCGAACTGATCGCGCGGCTGGACAGCACGAGCCTGGTCGAGTTCCGCGTCGAGGGCGTGGCCGACATCGCCGAACTGCCCGGTGTGCGCTGCGCCGAACGCCTCGACGCCGACCGTTTCCGGCTGGCCGGTTCCGAACTACACCCGATGGTCGAGGCACTGTTCGCCCGTGCCTCGACCGCCGGGTTCCGGGTCGTCGACCTCACCACGAGGCAGGCCACCCTGGAGGACGTGTTCGTCAAGCTGACCGGCCGTCACCTGCGAGACTGA